A stretch of DNA from Luteolibacter sp. Y139:
GATGCCGACGGTGATGCCGGGCAGCATGGTGTGCGAGAGGGCACTCACCGAGAGCGCATTCCGCCGCAGGATCACGATGCCGCTGAAGAAGCCATTCGTGAAGCCGATCAGCACGGCGGCGGCGAGGGCGCGCTGGTAAAAGGGATTGGAGAGAAGGTCCAAGGTGGGAAGAGATGGCAGATCGCGGATGCTAGATCGTAGATATTCTAGAGCGCGGAAGCGACGGCCGGTTGTTGGGTGGCGCGGTCTTCGTGGTCGCTGATGTGGCCGAAAGCGCGGTCGATGTTGGCTTCGCTCAAGGCTTCGGTGGCGGCGCCGAAGGCGAGCGGGCGGGTCTTTAGCAGCAGGGCTTCGTCGAAAAGCTTGGGTGCGGTGGCGAGGTCGTGGTGGGAAGCGATGACGAGGCGGCCTTCGTGCGAGAGCTTGGCCAACAGGTCACCGAGTTGGCGCGAGGCATTGCGGTCGAGACCGGTGAAGGGTTCGTCTAACAGGAGGACGTGGGCTTCCTGGGCGAGGGCCCGGGCCAGGAAGGTGCGTTGTTGTTGGCCGCCGGAGAGTTCGCGGATCTGGCGTTTCTGGAGATCGAGCAGATCGAGTGCGGCGAGTGCGGCATCGACGGCGGCATCGTCCTCGTCGCGGAAGCGCCGGAACATGCCGGTCTGCGGATAGCGGCCCATTTCGACAAGGCCGCGGACGGTGATAGGGAAGGACCAGTCGACCTCCTCGCGCTGGGGAAGGTAGGCGAATTCTCGGGACCAGCGTTTCACGGCGGAGCCGCGCCAGCGGATGCTGCCGCCGGTGCGTGGGACGAGGCCGGCGATGGCCTTGAGCAGCGTGCTCTTGCCGGCACCGTTCGGGCCGACGAGGGCGACGCGATTGCCACATGAGGTGGCGAATGAAACGCCATCGAGCGCGAGCGTGTCGCGGTAGTGGACGCGCAGCGAGTCGATCACCAGCTCGTGGTGATGCGCGTGGTGGGCGCAGCAGTCGTGGTGTTCGTGGCTCATGGTTCCCAGATATCGTCGATGTCGGCAGGTGCGCTGAAGACGTGCTCGCGGGTTGCCTGGCCGGGGATTTCCAGACGGAGCTGGGCGAAGCGGTGGCCGGCGGTGGTATCGGCCCACTCGACTTTGAGGAAGATGGTGGGCTGGTCCGAAGAGAGAGAGAGCTTGCCGGTCAGGGGACCGGCGGTGTTTTCGAAGGCGAGCGGTTCGCCACCTGCCTCAAGGCTCACCCGTTTGGCGGTGCCGGAAAGCAGCAGTTCGAAGGTGGCGAGGTTCGCTTTGAATGGCTCGGACTTCTCGACGGGCGGCGGAGCGGTCACCTGCGGCGTCGCGGGCGCGGTGAGGCGGGCCAGCCCGATGCCTGCCAGCAGCAGGACGGCTAGAACTACCAGAGTTCGCATCAGGGGTGAGCCACGCATCGTCGCGGGAATCCTTCACGCGGAAAGGTCGCAGATGCAAGCGATTTGCGGTATGCGCTATTCTCCACAGGCGGCCAGCAGCGCTTCCACCTTCGCGAAATCCTTGATGCCGGGGCTTTCCTCGGCTCCGGAGGCGACGTCGAGGGCGGCGGGGCGGACGGCGGCGATGGCTGCGGCGACGTTGTCCGGGGTGATGCCGCCGGCGAGGATGACCGGGAGCCCCGGGTTTTCCTCCACGAAGCGGCGGGCCAAGGTCCAGTCGATGGTCTCGCCGGTGCCGCCGTAGACGCCGGGTGCGTGGGCATCGAGGAGGATGCTGTCGGCTTGGAATTCATGGGCGCGCTGGAGGTCCGCCAGGGCGCGGACGCCGAGGGCCTTGATCACGGGGATGCCGGCTTCCTTGAGGCGGACGACGTCATCGGGCGTCTCGTCGCCGTGGAGCTGGACCACGTCGATGAGGCCTTCGCGGACGAGCTTGGCGGGCAGCTTGAGATCAGCATTCACGAAGACGCCGACGCGGAGGATGCGGCCTTCGAACTCCTTGAGGAATCCGGCGCGTTCCGGGGCGAGGTAGCGCTTCGAGTGTGGCCAGAAGTTGGCACCGAGGGCGTCCACGCCGAGCTCCACCAACCGCAGGGCGTCGTCGGCGAGGGTCACGCCGCAGATTTTCAGCGAAGTCGGGGATGGGGAGAGGAAGCGGTCCGGGCTCACGCCGGGAGTGTGGCGCGGGATGGCGCGCTGCCAAGCTAGTCCTTCGGGTAGATCTCGGCATTCGAGGCTTGGAACTCGGCTTTCAGGCGGACGTTGAGTGTGGAGAGGTCGACGAGCTTGAAGCCGGTGAATTTCCAAGCGCCGTCGTGGCCATCGTGGCCGATGCCGGCGAGGAGGTGGACGGCATTGTCGGTGATCTTCAGGGTTTCGACCTTCGGCTCGAAGTAGAAGGTCCGCAGTGTGCTGTCCCAGGCGTTGTCCTCAATGAGCTTGGGATCGAGGTAGAAGACGTCGCCGGTGGGCTCGTGGACGATGCGGAGGTCAGGATAGCCGCTGCGCTGGGCCTTGCCTAGGCGGTTCGGCGGGACGCCGCAGGAGAGGTCGGGCTCGGCATCGAGGCTAGCGTGGAGGGCGTCCTCGAAGAAGCGGGAGGCTTCGTTGATGCGGCGGAGCGAGCGGAGAGGAGAGTTTTCGGCGTTGAGGGATTCGATGGCCTTGGCGAGGGCGGCTTCGATGGCTGCCTTGGCGCGGCGATGGCTGTCGCGTTCGCCGAGCGGGATGACTTTCTTTCCGGAGGTGGCTTCGGCGACGGTGGCGAAGGAGAAGATGCGGTGGTCGAGGTTTTCGTGGAGGAGTTGTTGGATAAGTCCGGCGTCGGTGGCGGATGCGGATGGAGGTGTGGTTTGGGTAGCGGAGTTCCGTCCCATTTTCCAAAAGCTGCCTGCGACGAGCACGAGCAGGATTGCTTCTGTTCCCAACCACTTCCACTTCATGAGTGGGTTTATTTGGAGAGGGTGGCTTTTTGGCAAGTCCGCCCTGTGCGCGGGCAGGACTCCAGTAATCCAGTATGTATAGATACTGGAATTACTGGAGTTCACCGGGTGACAGGATGTCGGGCGGAATTTGATTAAAGCGGGGAACACCGTAGGGTCCTGCGAGACATCTAGGTGGGCTTTCGTCCACAACCCAGAAACCCGAAACACGCCTCTCATCCGCCCTTGGCGCGGGTGAGGAAATCTCCGGCCATGCGATCTCTCCGCTTTCTTGTTCGTTCTCTCCTGCTCGTTTCGTTGGCGGTCTTGCTGCCGTCCGCGGGCCGGGCTTTCACGTTGGATTTCCAGCTCTCGCAGAATGCGGATTTGGAGCAGGGCGCTGCGCCGGGTGGGAATGATCTGGGGACGACGACCAAGACCCGCACGGGGATTGCGACGCCGGATGGTGCGACGATCGATTTCACGGTGGTTTCGGCACCGGGCAATTTGAACTCGGCGGATGTGGGGATCGGGGTGATGGGTGGGACTTCGGACCGGATGGGGACCGGGGAGTCGGTGACTTTTACCTTCAGCCGGAAGGTGGTCCTGAATGGCTACACATTGAACATGTTCAACGGCACGGACAACTCGACATGGCAGACGACCACGTCGGGGGCCGCGCAGACTTCCACTTCGGCGAGCGTCACGGGGCTCAATGCGGTGATCGAGCCGGGGGAAGCGCTGACGTTTTCCTCGACTGCGGGTGATGGCATCCGGCTGGGCACGCTGGTGCTGACGGTGCCGGTGCTGCTGGACTTCCAGCTGGCGAAGAATGCGGATCTTGAATCCGGCTCGGGTCCGGGGGCGACCGATCTGGGCGTGACGACGCGGACCCGCAGCGGGATACCGGCGGGTGATGGAAGCTTTATCAGCTATACCGCGGTCTCGGCTCCGGGGACTCTCAACTCGGCGGACAACGGGATTGGTGTGACCGGTGGCACCGGGGTTGCCCGCTTGGGCATCGGAGAGTCGGTGACCTTTAGTTTCAACCGGCCGGTGACGGTCCATGGGTATACGCTGAATGAACTTGGTGGCACGGATAACTCGACTTGGCTTTCGCCTACTTCCGGTGGGACTCAGACGGCTACGACGGCGGTGGTGAAGGGGCTATCGCTGCCGCTGCAGACGGGCGAGACTCTAACCATTTCCAGCACGGCGGGGGATGGGGTTCGGATTGCGACGCTCACGCTCACCGTGCCGCCGCTGCCGGTGACACCGGATGACCGGTATCAGGTGCTTCATGACAGCACCGCCAATTCGCTGGATCTGCTGCGTAATGATGGTTCGGGTGTTGCGTTGGTTTCGCTCACGCAGCCTTCCCATGGCACTGCATCGATCAGCGGGAGCAATGTGCTCTACACACCTGCGCCGGGCTACACGGGGCAAGACACGTTTACCTATACGACGAATGCCGCCAGCGGCGGGAACACTTGGACCGTGACCGTCAGCGTGCGGGCTTATCCGAATTTCGTGATGGTGCTCGCGGATGACCAGGGGTGGACGGGGACCTCGGTGCCGATGGATCGCAATCGCTCGGATACGAAGAGCGACTACTACAAGACGCCGAATATCGAGACATTCGCGGCGCAGGGGATGCGCTTTCCGCGTGGCTACTCGGCGCATCCGAATTGCTCGCCGTCCCGCTATGCGCTTCTAACAGGCAAGACGCTGGCGCGTTTGAAGATGACGGATATCGTCGGCCGCAGCAACGCGCAGGTCTCCGGGCAATACAAGCTGATCACGCCGGGGAAGGCGACGGATGCGATCCAGGCGACGATGACGACGACGCCGGAGCTTTTGAAATCCATCGCGGGGGCCGGCTACTCGGCGGCGCACTTTGGCAAGTGGCATCTCAATGGCGGTGGTCCGGCTTCGCATGGATTTGACGCGGATGCGAACGACGGGGCGACGGGTAACGGAGAAGGGGATACCGGGACCGAGCCGATCAACAGTGATGCGAAGCGCAGCTACTCGATCACGGATCGCGCGCTGGCTTATCTGGATAGCCGTGTGGGTGGTGGCACGCCTTTCTACCTGCAGGTTTCGCACTATGCGGTGCATGAGGCGATCCAGTGCACGCAGGCTTCGTATGATGCCTTCGCGGGTGTGACGCCGGGCGTGCGCCACAACAATCGCTACTATGCGGCGATGACGCGCGACCTGGATCTCAATGTTGGTCGTGTCCTTGCGCGGCTGGATGAACTGGGAATTCGCAATAGCACCTACATCATCTATCAGGCGGACAACGGCGCGCCGCAGAACATGTCGGACAATACGCCCTTGCGTGGCTACAAGCCGGAGCTTTGGGAGGGTGGGATCCGGGTGCCGACGTTCGTTCGTGGTCCGGGGGTGAAGGCGGATTCGCAGTGTGATCAGCCGGTGAGCGGGATCGATTGGCTGCCGACGATTTGGGAATGGGCGACGGGTTCGCAGGTGGGATTGCCGGCGCAGGTGGATGGGGGAAGCGTGGTGGCCACGATTCGTGATGCTTCGCTGGCGACGCCGGTGAGCACGCCGATTCACCGGGATGGCGCGATGATCGTCCATTCACCGCATTACATCGGTCCGATGCCGTGGCCGAATGATTGGCAGGATACGCCAAAGGACATGCGGCCACGATCGGCGATCATTGCGGGGGGCTACAAGCTGGTGGCCAACTACGAGAAGGGGTCGCTGGAGCTGTATGACCTGGCGAATGAGGCCGGCGAGATTACGAATCTCAGTGAGAGCCAGCGTGCGGTCCGTTGGCAATTGTGGGTGCGCTTGCGGGACTATTTGAAGCAGGTGAGTGCGCAGATGCCGACGCTGGATCCGAGCTATCCCGGGACTTCGCAGGGGGATTTTGTCCTACCCGCTGCGACGGGTCCGCTAGGGGATGCGGATTCGGATGGGCTGGATGATGCGTGGGAGTTCCGCGAGCTGCTGACCTACACCTTCGATGGGAATGACGATGAGGATCAGGATGGGGTCAGCAATGCTGCGGAGCTTGCGCAGGGGACAGATCCGCTGATTCCGAATGCGCTGGCGATCACGTCATTGAGCCAGCCTTCGGCGAACCAGTTGAAGCTGGTTTGGAATGCGACCCCGGGTGCGAGCTTCGTGGTGGAGTCTTCGACGAATCTGGTCGATTGGAGCCCGGTTCAGAACGTCACGGCGGGGGAAGGGCATAGCGCCGAGTATATCGCGACCGTGGGGCCGGATCATGAGTTCTTCCGGGTTCGTCGTCTCTGAGGCTAACCGATGCGAATGGCTTTCTCTAACATGGCCTCGGCGATCTCGAAATCGACGGCGGTGCGGGCGTGGATGCGGCAGAGGGGATGGCCCTGGTGGATGTGCTCGCCGCATTTGACGAAGTGATCGAAGCCGACGGCGTGATCGACGCCATCGGTGGCGCGGGCTCGGCCGGCGCCGAGTTGGAGGGCGGCTTGGCCGACGAGGCCGGCATCGACGGAGAGGACGGTGCCAGTGTCCGGAGCGGGGAAGTCACGGATGAGCGGGGCGTGATGGATTTTCGCGAGATTCGGCAGGTCGGCGGGATTGCCGCCGTGAGCGGCGACGATTTCGTCGAACTTCTTGCGGGCAGTGCCGTCGTCTAACAGGCCCTCCAGTTCCTTGCGGGAGACGGGGGAGATTTTTTCGGATAGATCGAGGACGAGCTTGCGCAGGTCGGCAGGGCCGCGGCCTTCGAGGCATTCGATGGACTCGATGACTTCGAGTGAATTGCCTACGGCGCGGCCGAGGGGTTCGCTCATGGGATTGAGGATGGCGTGGACTTCGACGCCCATTTCCTTGCCGACGGCGATCATGGAGTCGGCGAGCACGCGGGCATCGTGCTCGGTCTTCATGAAGGCACCGGTGCCGAACTTCACATCGAGCACGAGCGAGTCGAGCGACTCGGCGAGCTTCTTCGACATGATAGAGGCAGTGATGAGCGGGATGGAGGGGACGGTGCCGGTGACGTCGCGGAGGGAGTAGAGCTTCTTATCGGCCGGGCAGAAGCGGTCGGTCTGGCCCATCATGACGACGCCGATTTTTTCTAACAGATCCTGCGCTTCCGGGATGGAGATGCCGACCTTGAAGCCGGGGATGGCTTCCAGTTTATCCAGGGTGCCGCCGGTGATGCCGAGGCCTCGGCCAGAGACCATGGGGACCCAGACGCCGGTGCAGGCGACGAGGGGCGCGAGGATGAGCGAGACCTTGTCGCCGATGCCGCCGGTGGAGTGCTTGTCGACGACCCGTGGATGGGCATCGCGGTGGTGAAAGACGTCGCCGCTCTCCAGCATGGCCCGGGTGAGGGCGGCGGTCTCCACGGCGTCCATGCCGCGGAAGAAGACGGCCATGGCGAAGGCGGACATCTGGTAGTCCGGGATCTCGCCGCTGGTGTAGCCTTCGATCAGCTTGCGGATTTCCGCGGGATCGAGCGTCTCGCCTTCGCGCTTGCGGGCGATGAGGGTGGGGACGTGGAGTTTCATGGGATGGGGGCGGTGTTTTCGCGGAGCCAAGCGGCGAATTCCTCTTCGGTCACTTCTCCGGATGCGAGCGAGAGATAGTAGGGATACTTTTCTTCTTCGCTGGCGGTTGGGATGAGGCCGTTGCGGATGAGGAAGGTTTCACAGGCGACGGCTGCGGCGCGTTTATTGCCATCGAGGAAGGGATGATTTTTCGCGAGGCCGAAGGCGTAGGCGGCGGCAAGCTCACAAAGGTCGGGCTTGGGCTGGGCGTAGCTCCACTTGTCCAAGGGGCGATTGAGCGCGGACTCGAGCATGCTTTCATCGCGCACGCCCGGCTTGCCGCCGTGCTCGGCGAGCTGGCGGGCATGCATCCGATGGACGAATTCCAGACGGAGCCAGACCGGTTCCTTCGAGGTCATTGGGCCAGCTTCCGGAGAAGGTTGCGGTTCTCGCGCATGACCTTTTCCGCGATCTCCATCTGGCGCTCGACCTCGTCATCGTGCGGGGAGATTTCGAAGCCGTTCGGCGTCTCCGTGAGGAACAGGGTGTCGCCCTTTTCGACCCGTAGTTTTTCGAGGACTTCCTTTGGCAGGATGACTCCGGCCGAGTTGCCGATGCTGGTAATCTTCAATTTCGCGGTCATGGCGGCACGTTATAACAAATGTTCTACGTGTCCAGCCGCTTGTAGGGTCAGTAGCGGGTGAGGCCTGCCGGGAAGATCATGTTCAGGAGCAAGGTCAGGAAGAAATTAACGATCAGGATTGCCAAGGCCGAGTAGACCATGGCGCGGGTGGTCGAGCGGCCGACGCCGACGGCTCCGCCGCTGGCTCGGAGGCCCTGATGGCAGGAAATGGCGACGATCAGCAGGCCGAAGACGAGGCCCTTGATGAGGGAGATCGAGACGTCGGTGAGGTCCGTGTGCTTGGTCATCTGGCTCATCCAGTAGGCTGGATTCACATTGAACGGACCGGTGCCGACGATGACGGATGCGCCGATCCCGAGTGCCGCCGATTCGCCGATCAGCAGGGGGATGGCGAGCACCATGGCGATGACGCGTGGGGTGACGAGATAGTCCACGGGATGCACGCCCATGGAGCGGAGGGCATCGACTTGCTCGGTGACCTGCATGGTGCCGATTTCCGCGGCCATGGCGGCACCGACCCGGCCGGCGAGCATGAGGGCGGTGACGGAGGGGCCGAGCTCGCGGAGCATGGCCACGCTGACCAGGGCGCCGGCCCCGGTTTCCATGTTCAGGACGCTGAATTGGAAGAGCGATTGCGCCGCCAGCACGGCTCCGGTGAAGGCCCCGGTGACCATGACGACCGGCTGGGAGCGATAGCCAATCTCGACGATCTGCTGCATCACGATGCGCCAGCGGATCTTCCCCTTCACGAAGGACTCCGAGATTCCGCTGACGAGGATCGAGACTTCCCCGAGATAGCGGAGAAAGCCCGTCACCAAGCCGCCGAGGAACTGCAGGAACGCCACGACGGTGAGGCTAACGGGGCGAACTGCCACTT
This window harbors:
- a CDS encoding metal ABC transporter ATP-binding protein, translating into MSHEHHDCCAHHAHHHELVIDSLRVHYRDTLALDGVSFATSCGNRVALVGPNGAGKSTLLKAIAGLVPRTGGSIRWRGSAVKRWSREFAYLPQREEVDWSFPITVRGLVEMGRYPQTGMFRRFRDEDDAAVDAALAALDLLDLQKRQIRELSGGQQQRTFLARALAQEAHVLLLDEPFTGLDRNASRQLGDLLAKLSHEGRLVIASHHDLATAPKLFDEALLLKTRPLAFGAATEALSEANIDRAFGHISDHEDRATQQPAVASAL
- a CDS encoding phosphoribosylanthranilate isomerase gives rise to the protein MSPDRFLSPSPTSLKICGVTLADDALRLVELGVDALGANFWPHSKRYLAPERAGFLKEFEGRILRVGVFVNADLKLPAKLVREGLIDVVQLHGDETPDDVVRLKEAGIPVIKALGVRALADLQRAHEFQADSILLDAHAPGVYGGTGETIDWTLARRFVEENPGLPVILAGGITPDNVAAAIAAVRPAALDVASGAEESPGIKDFAKVEALLAACGE
- a CDS encoding sulfatase-like hydrolase/transferase, with protein sequence MRSLRFLVRSLLLVSLAVLLPSAGRAFTLDFQLSQNADLEQGAAPGGNDLGTTTKTRTGIATPDGATIDFTVVSAPGNLNSADVGIGVMGGTSDRMGTGESVTFTFSRKVVLNGYTLNMFNGTDNSTWQTTTSGAAQTSTSASVTGLNAVIEPGEALTFSSTAGDGIRLGTLVLTVPVLLDFQLAKNADLESGSGPGATDLGVTTRTRSGIPAGDGSFISYTAVSAPGTLNSADNGIGVTGGTGVARLGIGESVTFSFNRPVTVHGYTLNELGGTDNSTWLSPTSGGTQTATTAVVKGLSLPLQTGETLTISSTAGDGVRIATLTLTVPPLPVTPDDRYQVLHDSTANSLDLLRNDGSGVALVSLTQPSHGTASISGSNVLYTPAPGYTGQDTFTYTTNAASGGNTWTVTVSVRAYPNFVMVLADDQGWTGTSVPMDRNRSDTKSDYYKTPNIETFAAQGMRFPRGYSAHPNCSPSRYALLTGKTLARLKMTDIVGRSNAQVSGQYKLITPGKATDAIQATMTTTPELLKSIAGAGYSAAHFGKWHLNGGGPASHGFDADANDGATGNGEGDTGTEPINSDAKRSYSITDRALAYLDSRVGGGTPFYLQVSHYAVHEAIQCTQASYDAFAGVTPGVRHNNRYYAAMTRDLDLNVGRVLARLDELGIRNSTYIIYQADNGAPQNMSDNTPLRGYKPELWEGGIRVPTFVRGPGVKADSQCDQPVSGIDWLPTIWEWATGSQVGLPAQVDGGSVVATIRDASLATPVSTPIHRDGAMIVHSPHYIGPMPWPNDWQDTPKDMRPRSAIIAGGYKLVANYEKGSLELYDLANEAGEITNLSESQRAVRWQLWVRLRDYLKQVSAQMPTLDPSYPGTSQGDFVLPAATGPLGDADSDGLDDAWEFRELLTYTFDGNDDEDQDGVSNAAELAQGTDPLIPNALAITSLSQPSANQLKLVWNATPGASFVVESSTNLVDWSPVQNVTAGEGHSAEYIATVGPDHEFFRVRRL
- a CDS encoding thymidine phosphorylase gives rise to the protein MKLHVPTLIARKREGETLDPAEIRKLIEGYTSGEIPDYQMSAFAMAVFFRGMDAVETAALTRAMLESGDVFHHRDAHPRVVDKHSTGGIGDKVSLILAPLVACTGVWVPMVSGRGLGITGGTLDKLEAIPGFKVGISIPEAQDLLEKIGVVMMGQTDRFCPADKKLYSLRDVTGTVPSIPLITASIMSKKLAESLDSLVLDVKFGTGAFMKTEHDARVLADSMIAVGKEMGVEVHAILNPMSEPLGRAVGNSLEVIESIECLEGRGPADLRKLVLDLSEKISPVSRKELEGLLDDGTARKKFDEIVAAHGGNPADLPNLAKIHHAPLIRDFPAPDTGTVLSVDAGLVGQAALQLGAGRARATDGVDHAVGFDHFVKCGEHIHQGHPLCRIHARTAVDFEIAEAMLEKAIRIG
- a CDS encoding type II toxin-antitoxin system death-on-curing family toxin, with protein sequence MTSKEPVWLRLEFVHRMHARQLAEHGGKPGVRDESMLESALNRPLDKWSYAQPKPDLCELAAAYAFGLAKNHPFLDGNKRAAAVACETFLIRNGLIPTASEEEKYPYYLSLASGEVTEEEFAAWLRENTAPIP
- a CDS encoding AbrB/MazE/SpoVT family DNA-binding domain-containing protein → MTAKLKITSIGNSAGVILPKEVLEKLRVEKGDTLFLTETPNGFEISPHDDEVERQMEIAEKVMRENRNLLRKLAQ
- a CDS encoding MlaE family ABC transporter permease, producing the protein MAFLQFLGGLVTGFLRYLGEVSILVSGISESFVKGKIRWRIVMQQIVEIGYRSQPVVMVTGAFTGAVLAAQSLFQFSVLNMETGAGALVSVAMLRELGPSVTALMLAGRVGAAMAAEIGTMQVTEQVDALRSMGVHPVDYLVTPRVIAMVLAIPLLIGESAALGIGASVIVGTGPFNVNPAYWMSQMTKHTDLTDVSISLIKGLVFGLLIVAISCHQGLRASGGAVGVGRSTTRAMVYSALAILIVNFFLTLLLNMIFPAGLTRY